A genome region from Pseudomonas sp. S06B 330 includes the following:
- the dacB gene encoding D-alanyl-D-alanine carboxypeptidase/D-alanyl-D-alanine endopeptidase has product MIRSLRPFLLAGLLLPVALSSQAAAVNTTLPAKVQQALKTNKLQDSALSLVMLPLNGPGTPTVFNADVSVNPASTMKLVTTYAALELLGPTHQWKTEFYSDGPLRNGTLQGNLYLKGGGDPKLNMEKLWLLMRDLRANGVQTISGDLVLDRSHFVQPVLPQFNDDGGDENKPFLVKPDSLLINLKALRFVARNDGGKVLVSVEPPIANIRIDNQVKAVNSKQCKGDVRYNPVTQADGVTVVVSGQLGDGCNSQTYLSLLDHPSYAAGAVRAIWSELGGTIQGRDRIDAVPKSARLLARAFSPDLVEIIRDINKYSNNTMAQQLFLSLGAQFRTDADGDDARAAQRVVRQWLAKKGITAPHLIMENGSGLSRAERVSTREMAALLQAAWKSPYAAEFISSMPLVGMDGTMRKRLKRTAMTGEAHIKTGTLNTVRAIAGYSRDSNGNTWAVAAILNDPKPWGASAVLDQVLLDLYRQPKLVNSTASVQP; this is encoded by the coding sequence ATGATCAGATCTCTACGCCCTTTTCTGCTTGCCGGCCTGCTCCTGCCGGTAGCCCTCTCGTCCCAGGCTGCAGCCGTCAACACCACGCTGCCGGCCAAAGTCCAGCAAGCGCTGAAAACCAATAAATTGCAGGACTCGGCCCTGTCGCTGGTCATGCTGCCGCTCAACGGCCCAGGCACACCCACGGTGTTCAACGCCGATGTCTCGGTCAACCCGGCCTCGACCATGAAACTGGTCACCACCTACGCGGCGCTGGAACTGCTCGGCCCGACCCACCAGTGGAAGACCGAGTTCTACAGTGACGGCCCACTGCGTAACGGCACCCTGCAGGGCAACCTCTACCTAAAAGGTGGGGGTGACCCGAAGCTGAACATGGAAAAACTCTGGCTGTTGATGCGCGACCTGCGCGCCAATGGGGTACAGACCATCAGCGGTGACCTGGTACTCGACCGCAGCCACTTTGTCCAACCGGTACTGCCGCAGTTCAATGATGACGGTGGTGACGAAAACAAACCGTTCCTGGTCAAGCCAGACTCCCTGCTGATCAACCTCAAGGCGCTGCGCTTTGTCGCCCGCAATGACGGTGGCAAGGTGCTGGTATCGGTCGAGCCGCCGATTGCCAACATTCGCATCGACAACCAGGTCAAAGCGGTGAACAGCAAGCAATGCAAGGGCGACGTGCGCTACAACCCGGTGACCCAGGCCGATGGCGTTACCGTCGTAGTCAGCGGTCAGTTGGGTGATGGCTGCAACTCGCAAACTTACCTGTCGCTGCTCGACCACCCAAGTTATGCCGCCGGCGCAGTACGCGCGATTTGGAGCGAGCTGGGGGGCACCATCCAGGGCCGTGACCGGATCGATGCCGTACCGAAGAGCGCCCGCCTGCTGGCCCGCGCCTTCTCGCCTGATCTGGTTGAGATCATCCGCGACATCAACAAGTACAGTAACAACACCATGGCCCAGCAGTTGTTCCTGAGCCTTGGCGCGCAATTTCGTACCGATGCCGACGGTGACGACGCCCGAGCGGCACAGCGGGTCGTACGCCAATGGTTGGCGAAGAAGGGCATCACCGCACCGCACCTGATCATGGAAAACGGTTCTGGCTTGTCCCGCGCCGAACGGGTCAGCACCCGGGAAATGGCTGCCCTGCTGCAAGCGGCCTGGAAGAGCCCCTACGCCGCCGAGTTCATCAGCTCGATGCCACTGGTCGGCATGGACGGCACCATGCGCAAGCGCCTCAAGCGCACCGCCATGACCGGCGAAGCACACATCAAGACCGGCACCCTGAATACCGTACGCGCCATCGCCGGCTACAGCCGCGACAGCAACGGCAACACCTGGGCGGTGGCGGCGATCCTCAACGACCCGAAACCCTGGGGAGCCTCTGCGGTGCTCGACCAGGTGCTGCTCGATCTGTATCGCCAGCCGAAGCTGGTCAACAGCACCGCCTCGGTTCAACCCTGA
- a CDS encoding YggL family protein, translated as MATNRSRRLRKKLCVDEFQELGFELNLEFKEDLSDEAVDAFLDAFLTEAMDANGLDYVGGDDFGLVCKADRGSVTEEQRAAVESWLKGRNELTKIEVSPLLDAWYPENPINPVA; from the coding sequence ATGGCCACTAACCGTTCGCGCCGTCTGCGCAAAAAACTCTGCGTGGATGAATTCCAGGAGCTGGGTTTTGAACTGAACCTGGAGTTCAAGGAAGACCTGTCCGACGAAGCCGTTGATGCCTTCCTCGATGCGTTCCTGACCGAGGCGATGGATGCCAATGGTCTGGACTATGTTGGCGGCGACGACTTCGGCCTGGTTTGCAAGGCAGACCGTGGCTCGGTCACTGAAGAACAGCGCGCTGCCGTTGAAAGCTGGCTCAAAGGCCGCAACGAGCTGACCAAGATCGAAGTCAGCCCGCTGCTGGACGCCTGGTATCCGGAAAACCCGATCAATCCGGTTGCCTGA
- a CDS encoding transporter substrate-binding domain-containing protein: MPKRILFSCLCITLLYLCQLSTAYADEIKASQYRLLSRSQPVGLKLSLNPAQQQWINGKGQLLLGTSAPDYPPFDMTASGRDYEGLTADVAGILEHTLGLPIHVRRFASRQDAVQALTQGQIDLLGSANGFEAATPGVVLSKPYAADQPVLVTRENESRPLDTGLANLRLSMVYHYLPMAEVRANYPNATIQSYPSYQNALNAVAFDQADVFLGDTISTHYLINQGHLQNVKMANFGKHEPVGFSFAVQQDNLTLLQLINATLDNISSTTRESIFKRWSAGSDILLTDRKLQLSQREERWLREHPVVRVAVNETSAPLTFFDNAGNFRGIAADLLELIRLRTGLRFEVQRANGISDMIDRLNHDQADVIAAISPSKRRESTLNISRPYLENSYVLVTRQGHKQPTSLDQLPGRRVALTRDSPLIDSLRTRVADIQLVETESSAQSIALLASGHVDAAITALINANFSLASQPELIIRSTVGAEPATFSMATARHAQALTSILDKALLSIAPEELGVINSRWRGYSTDTGAYWSKYHQLVVKIVLGTSLLLLLSLAWNAWMRRQIKQREAAERALGDQLEFMRTLLNGTPHPMYVRDRGGRLQSCNDSYLEAVQLQLNEVLGKRVQEGALGDNCYASQIQADYQQVMRDGEPLIVDRPLLINNQAITIYHWILPFRDSLGDVQGIIGGWIDISERRQLIQDLKRAKQQADDANRAKSTFLATISHEIRTPMNAILGMLELTLEKANHGQLDRPAVEVAYTSAKDLLALIGDILDIARIESGHLTLAPERINLAELVESVARVFDGLARQKNLTLMLRIAANARVDVRLDPLRVKQIVSNLVSNAIKFTERGQVIIDLILEPDVDSGPARLELTVQDSGIGIHEQDQQRLFLPFAQANPDSRLARSSTGLGLAISRDLCRLMGGSLTLHSVFGLGTRVHISMPVTLMSSQRNEPIVAPEPCIAIAALKVLVVDDHPANLLLMTQQLDYLGLQHHSADNGLAGLGLWRQEAFDVLILDCNMPTINGYQFAQAVRADEVERQWPRSTILGYTANAQPEVREQCLQAGMDDCLLKPISLKALGQRLASLHPLPPRPPEAHSALFDLEGLEPVVGNSAVDLQALLKQLQDSFHKDRLTLEALEPRLQANQLKEQAHRILGAARIIQANRLIDACEQLESACQSNAPPSTLALEQQQVVAAMTALEQALTPYLGQDSDSSAGAQRR, encoded by the coding sequence ATGCCTAAGCGCATCCTCTTTAGTTGCCTGTGCATTACCCTCCTCTACCTGTGCCAGCTATCAACGGCATACGCCGACGAGATTAAAGCCAGCCAGTACCGGTTGCTCAGCCGCTCACAGCCGGTGGGCTTGAAACTGTCGCTGAATCCAGCACAACAGCAATGGATCAACGGCAAAGGGCAATTGCTGCTTGGCACCTCGGCGCCGGATTACCCGCCCTTCGATATGACGGCCAGCGGTCGCGACTACGAGGGCCTGACCGCTGACGTTGCGGGCATTCTGGAGCACACCCTGGGCTTGCCGATTCACGTGCGACGCTTTGCCAGCCGCCAGGACGCGGTACAAGCCCTTACCCAGGGACAGATTGATCTGCTTGGCAGTGCCAATGGCTTCGAAGCGGCGACACCCGGGGTGGTCCTTTCCAAGCCTTACGCAGCGGACCAACCGGTTTTGGTGACGCGCGAAAACGAAAGCCGCCCCCTGGATACCGGCTTGGCTAACCTGCGCCTGAGCATGGTCTATCACTACTTACCCATGGCAGAAGTGAGGGCCAACTACCCCAACGCCACGATCCAGTCCTATCCGTCCTACCAGAATGCCCTCAACGCGGTGGCTTTCGACCAGGCTGATGTCTTTCTGGGCGACACCATTTCCACCCACTACCTGATCAATCAGGGTCACCTGCAAAACGTCAAAATGGCCAATTTTGGCAAGCACGAACCGGTCGGTTTCAGCTTCGCCGTACAGCAAGACAACCTCACCTTGCTGCAACTGATCAATGCCACACTCGATAACATCTCAAGCACTACCCGAGAAAGTATCTTCAAGCGCTGGAGCGCCGGTAGTGACATCTTGCTGACTGATCGCAAACTGCAGCTCTCGCAGCGTGAAGAGCGCTGGCTTAGGGAGCACCCGGTGGTGCGCGTGGCGGTCAATGAAACCTCCGCCCCTCTGACGTTTTTCGACAACGCCGGCAATTTTCGCGGGATCGCCGCCGACCTGCTTGAATTGATTCGCCTACGCACCGGCCTGCGCTTCGAAGTGCAGCGCGCCAACGGCATCAGTGACATGATCGATCGCCTGAATCATGATCAGGCCGATGTAATTGCTGCCATTTCTCCCAGCAAACGCCGGGAAAGCACCCTGAACATCAGCCGCCCCTACCTGGAAAACTCTTATGTGCTGGTGACCCGTCAGGGTCACAAGCAACCGACCTCCTTGGATCAGCTGCCAGGCCGACGCGTAGCCCTGACCCGCGACAGTCCTCTGATCGATAGCCTGCGTACGCGCGTAGCCGATATCCAGCTGGTAGAAACCGAAAGCAGCGCACAGTCGATAGCGTTACTTGCCAGCGGCCATGTCGATGCCGCCATCACGGCACTGATCAATGCCAACTTCAGCCTGGCGTCCCAACCTGAGCTGATCATTCGCAGCACCGTCGGCGCCGAACCGGCGACTTTTTCGATGGCTACCGCGCGTCACGCCCAGGCATTAACGTCGATTCTCGACAAAGCCCTGCTGAGCATTGCACCGGAAGAGCTGGGGGTGATCAACAGCCGCTGGCGGGGCTACAGCACCGACACCGGTGCCTACTGGAGTAAATACCACCAACTGGTCGTGAAAATTGTGCTGGGCACCAGCCTGCTGTTGCTGTTGTCATTGGCCTGGAACGCCTGGATGCGCCGCCAGATCAAGCAACGCGAAGCGGCTGAGCGTGCGCTGGGTGACCAGCTCGAATTCATGCGCACACTGCTCAATGGCACGCCTCATCCCATGTACGTGCGTGATCGCGGCGGGCGACTACAGAGTTGCAACGACAGCTACCTGGAAGCAGTGCAGTTGCAGTTGAATGAGGTGCTGGGCAAGCGTGTGCAGGAGGGCGCGCTGGGCGACAACTGCTATGCCAGCCAGATCCAGGCGGACTACCAACAAGTGATGCGCGATGGCGAGCCATTGATCGTCGACCGCCCGCTGCTGATCAACAACCAGGCCATAACCATCTATCACTGGATCCTGCCCTTCCGGGACTCGCTGGGTGACGTCCAGGGCATCATCGGTGGCTGGATCGATATCAGCGAACGGCGCCAACTGATCCAGGACCTGAAAAGGGCCAAACAGCAGGCCGATGACGCCAACCGGGCCAAGAGCACCTTCCTGGCCACCATCAGCCATGAAATCCGCACGCCGATGAACGCAATCCTCGGCATGCTCGAACTGACCCTGGAAAAAGCCAATCACGGCCAACTGGACCGTCCAGCCGTCGAAGTCGCCTACACCTCAGCCAAGGACCTGCTGGCCTTGATCGGCGATATCCTTGACATCGCCCGCATCGAATCCGGGCATCTGACCTTGGCACCGGAACGGATCAACCTGGCGGAGCTGGTGGAGTCTGTAGCGCGCGTATTCGATGGTTTGGCACGCCAAAAAAACCTGACCCTGATGCTCCGCATCGCCGCCAATGCACGCGTCGACGTGCGTCTGGACCCGCTGCGCGTCAAACAGATTGTTTCGAATCTGGTCAGTAATGCCATCAAGTTCACCGAACGCGGCCAGGTCATCATCGACCTGATTCTGGAGCCTGACGTTGATTCAGGCCCTGCCAGGCTTGAGCTGACAGTACAGGACAGCGGCATCGGCATTCACGAACAGGATCAGCAGCGCCTGTTCCTGCCTTTCGCCCAAGCCAACCCCGACAGTCGTCTCGCACGCAGCAGTACGGGACTGGGCCTGGCGATCAGCCGCGACCTGTGTAGGCTGATGGGCGGTAGCCTGACGTTGCACAGTGTGTTTGGCCTGGGTACCCGCGTTCATATCAGCATGCCGGTGACGTTGATGAGCAGCCAGCGCAACGAACCGATAGTGGCGCCTGAGCCCTGCATCGCCATTGCTGCACTGAAGGTACTGGTGGTCGATGACCACCCTGCCAACCTGCTGCTGATGACCCAGCAACTGGACTACCTGGGCCTGCAGCATCACAGTGCTGATAACGGCCTGGCGGGGCTGGGCTTGTGGCGGCAAGAGGCATTCGATGTGCTGATACTTGACTGCAACATGCCAACGATCAATGGCTACCAGTTCGCCCAGGCTGTACGTGCCGATGAAGTTGAACGGCAGTGGCCACGCAGCACGATCCTTGGCTACACCGCCAACGCCCAGCCTGAGGTCCGCGAGCAATGCCTGCAGGCCGGCATGGATGACTGCCTGCTCAAACCGATCAGCCTCAAGGCCTTGGGCCAGCGACTGGCCAGCCTACACCCCCTGCCCCCACGCCCACCTGAGGCCCACTCGGCCCTGTTCGACCTGGAGGGTCTGGAGCCGGTGGTGGGCAACAGCGCTGTCGACCTGCAGGCATTGCTAAAGCAACTTCAGGACAGTTTCCACAAGGACCGGCTGACCCTGGAGGCACTCGAGCCAAGGCTTCAAGCCAACCAGTTGAAGGAACAAGCCCATCGGATTCTCGGCGCCGCCCGGATCATTCAGGCGAACAGACTGATCGATGCCTGTGAACAGCTGGAATCAGCCTGCCAGTCGAACGCGCCGCCCTCCACGCTCGCGCTTGAGCAGCAGCAAGTGGTAGCGGCCATGACTGCGCTGGAGCAGGCGCTCACTCCGTACTTGGGCCAAGACAGCGACAGCAGTGCTGGAGCACAGCGGCGCTGA
- a CDS encoding response regulator transcription factor, giving the protein MHSVFIIDDHPVIRLAVRMLLENEGYRVVGESDNGVDAMQMVRECLPDLIILDISIPRLDGLEVLSRFHTMAIPLKILVLTAQSPALFAVRCMHSGAAGYVCKQEDLSELLSAIKAVLSGYNYFPSQAINNLRLHGNEHCELELFKQVNDRELMVLQLFAQGRSNKEIAQGMFLSNKTVSTYKKRLMQKLKAKSLVELIEMAKRNALV; this is encoded by the coding sequence ATGCACTCTGTATTTATCATCGACGATCACCCAGTCATCCGCCTGGCAGTGCGCATGCTCCTGGAAAATGAAGGCTATCGCGTGGTCGGAGAATCGGATAATGGCGTCGACGCCATGCAAATGGTCCGTGAATGCCTGCCGGACCTGATCATCCTTGATATCAGCATTCCAAGACTTGATGGCCTGGAAGTGCTTTCGCGCTTCCACACCATGGCCATACCCCTGAAAATTCTGGTCCTCACCGCCCAGTCTCCCGCCCTGTTTGCCGTTCGCTGCATGCACTCCGGCGCTGCCGGCTATGTATGCAAGCAGGAAGACTTAAGCGAATTGCTCAGTGCAATCAAAGCAGTGCTGTCGGGTTACAACTATTTTCCCAGCCAAGCAATCAATAACCTTCGCCTGCATGGGAATGAACACTGTGAACTGGAGCTTTTCAAGCAGGTCAATGATCGCGAGTTGATGGTTTTGCAACTTTTTGCCCAAGGCAGAAGTAACAAGGAAATCGCCCAAGGCATGTTCCTCAGCAATAAAACCGTCAGCACCTACAAAAAGCGCCTGATGCAAAAACTCAAAGCCAAATCGCTGGTCGAACTTATTGAAATGGCCAAACGCAATGCCCTGGTTTGA
- a CDS encoding deoxyguanosinetriphosphate triphosphohydrolase, protein MDWHTLLTRERLGKPLHSPEELGRSPFHKDHDRIIFSGAFRRLGRKTQVHPVSSNDHIHTRLTHSLEVSCVGRSLGMRVGETLREQLPQWCEPSDLGMVVQSACLAHDIGNPPFGHSGEDAIRHWFQQAAGRGWLDAMTDAERGDFLNFEGNAQGFRVLTQLEYHQFDGGTRLTYATLGTYLKYPWTARHADALGYKKHKFGCYQSELPLLEQIARKLGLPQIEDQRWARHPLVYLMEAADDICYALIDLEDGLEMELLDYPEVESLLLSLVGDDLPETYRQLGPADSRRRKLAILRGKAIEHLTNAAARAFVEQQDALLSGHLQGDLVEHMHGPAKRCVLQAKDMARKKIFQDKRKTLHEIGAYTTLEILLNSFCGAALEQHGGRTPSFKSRRILDLLGNNAPDPSASLHSSFLRMIDFIAGMTDSYASEMAREMTGRSSPT, encoded by the coding sequence TTGGACTGGCACACCCTGCTCACCCGCGAACGTCTCGGCAAGCCCCTGCACAGCCCCGAAGAACTAGGCCGCAGTCCTTTTCACAAGGACCACGACCGGATCATTTTCTCTGGCGCCTTTCGCCGCCTGGGACGAAAAACCCAGGTGCATCCGGTCTCCAGCAACGATCATATTCACACCCGCCTGACCCACTCACTGGAGGTCAGTTGTGTCGGTCGCTCGCTGGGCATGCGGGTCGGTGAAACCCTGCGCGAACAGCTGCCGCAATGGTGCGAACCCAGCGATCTGGGCATGGTTGTGCAGTCGGCGTGCCTGGCCCACGACATCGGCAACCCGCCTTTCGGCCATTCCGGTGAAGATGCCATCCGCCATTGGTTCCAGCAGGCCGCCGGGCGCGGTTGGCTGGACGCTATGACGGACGCCGAACGCGGCGACTTCCTCAATTTCGAAGGCAATGCCCAAGGCTTTCGGGTGCTGACACAACTGGAATACCACCAGTTCGACGGTGGTACTCGCCTGACCTACGCCACCCTCGGCACCTACCTTAAATACCCATGGACAGCTCGCCACGCCGATGCGCTTGGCTACAAGAAACACAAATTCGGCTGTTACCAGAGCGAGCTGCCGCTACTCGAACAGATTGCCCGTAAACTCGGTCTGCCGCAGATTGAAGACCAACGCTGGGCCCGGCATCCGCTGGTGTACCTGATGGAAGCCGCCGACGACATCTGCTACGCCCTGATCGACCTGGAAGACGGCCTGGAAATGGAGCTGCTCGATTATCCGGAAGTGGAGTCGCTGTTGCTCAGCCTGGTCGGCGACGACCTGCCGGAAACCTACCGCCAGTTGGGGCCTGCCGACTCACGTCGACGCAAGCTGGCGATTTTGCGCGGCAAAGCCATCGAGCACCTGACCAATGCCGCCGCCCGCGCCTTTGTCGAACAGCAGGATGCCTTGCTGTCGGGACACTTGCAGGGCGATCTGGTTGAGCACATGCATGGCCCGGCCAAACGCTGCGTCCTGCAAGCCAAAGACATGGCACGCAAGAAAATCTTCCAGGACAAGCGCAAAACGCTGCACGAAATCGGCGCTTATACGACCCTCGAGATTCTCCTCAACTCTTTCTGTGGGGCTGCGCTTGAACAGCACGGCGGGCGTACGCCTTCATTCAAAAGCCGACGTATCCTCGACCTGTTGGGCAACAACGCCCCTGACCCCTCAGCATCGCTCCACAGCTCATTCCTGCGCATGATCGATTTCATCGCCGGGATGACAGACAGCTATGCCAGCGAAATGGCCCGGGAAATGACTGGACGCTCAAGCCCGACGTGA
- a CDS encoding phage holin family protein, with amino-acid sequence MDSESNSTSTASSKRLGAAVLGLLHGHVELFGIELQEQKARTLSLLLFAGLALVFALLLLVALSALVLVLLWDSYRLAGVIGLCVFYGLAALFCGLRLKAAVYDESSPFSSTLEELAKDRERLLP; translated from the coding sequence ATGGATAGCGAATCGAACAGCACCAGCACAGCCTCAAGCAAACGTCTGGGCGCTGCAGTGCTCGGCCTGTTACACGGCCATGTCGAGCTGTTTGGCATTGAGCTGCAGGAGCAGAAAGCACGCACCCTGAGCCTGCTGCTGTTTGCAGGCTTGGCCCTGGTGTTCGCCCTGCTGTTGCTGGTCGCGCTTTCGGCCCTGGTGCTGGTGCTGCTGTGGGACAGCTACCGCCTGGCCGGGGTTATCGGCCTGTGTGTGTTCTACGGTTTAGCCGCCCTGTTCTGCGGCCTGCGTCTCAAAGCCGCGGTGTACGATGAGTCATCACCTTTCAGCTCAACCCTCGAAGAACTTGCCAAGGACCGGGAGCGTCTGTTGCCATGA
- a CDS encoding DUF883 family protein: MTSKSAKTAQDILMADFQTLVRDTEKLLEHTATLAGDQADELRGQIHDSLERARETLQLTQDSVRERGQAALTATEDYVQSNPWQSIGIAAGVGFLIGLLANRR; the protein is encoded by the coding sequence ATGACCAGCAAATCGGCAAAGACTGCTCAAGACATATTGATGGCTGACTTTCAGACTTTGGTTCGTGACACCGAAAAGTTGCTGGAACACACCGCCACCCTGGCCGGTGATCAGGCTGACGAATTACGCGGCCAGATCCACGACAGCCTGGAGCGTGCCCGGGAAACTCTGCAGCTGACTCAGGACTCTGTCCGCGAGCGCGGCCAGGCAGCCCTGACCGCGACTGAAGACTATGTACAGAGCAATCCCTGGCAATCGATCGGCATCGCTGCCGGCGTCGGTTTTTTGATTGGCCTGCTGGCCAATCGGCGCTGA